TGCTGCCGGTCTTCCATGAGCGTGTGTTGGTCAATATGAACACCCTCAAGCTGGAAGTGCTGCGGCGCGAACGCGAGAGCCTGATCACCAAGGACCGTATGCGCGTGGATGTGACCGCAGCCTTCTTCGTGCGCGTCAAGCAGACCGAGGAAGCGGTGAGCACGGCGGCCCAGACCTTGGGCACCCGCACCATGAGCCCCGAGGAGCTCAAGGCCTTGGTGGAAGACAAGTTCGTCGACAGCCTGCGCGCCACCGCCGCCACCATGACCATCCAGGAGTTGCAGGACAAGCGCCGCGACTTCGTGCAGGCGGTGCAGAACGCCGTGGCTGAAGACCTGGAGAAGAACGGCCTGGAGTTGGAGTCAGTATCCCTGACCAGCTTGGATCAGACTGACAAGCAGTTCTTCAATCCCAACAATGCCTTTGACGCCGAGGGTTTGACGCGCTTGACCGAACAGACCGAGGCGCGCCGCAAGCAGCGCAACGATGTGGAGCAGGACACCGAAGTGCAGGTGCGCACCAAGAACCTGGAGGCCTCGCGCCTGAAGCTCACCATCGAGAAGGATCAGGAATTCGCCAGCCTGGCACAGACGCGCGAGATCGAGACCGCGCGTGCCGAGCAGATGGCGCAGATCGCTTCGCAGCAGGCCGAGCGGGCGCGTGAGGCCGAGTCGGTCAAGATCGAGGCCGAGCGCCAGGTCAGCCAGCGCCGCATCGAGGCCGAGCGCGAGATCAAGGCCGCCGAGATCGAGAAGAACCTGGTGCTGCAGACGCGCGAGATCGAGCAGGAGCGTCAGACCGAGATGAAGCGCGCCGAGCAGCGCAAGCAGGTCGAGATCGCGCGTCAAGACACGCAGATTGCCATCGCCACCAAGAGCCGCGAGCAATCGGTGGCTGACGCCGCGGCGGCCACCGCACGTGCCGAGTCGGTCAAGGCCGAGGAGGGCGTGAACACTGCCCGCCAAGTGGCCGTCGCCGAACGCGACAAGGCCATTCAGCTGATCGAGGCGAGCAAGGAGGCCGAACAGAGCGCCATTGCGGTGCGGGTCTCGGCCACCGCCGAAAAGGACGCCGCCATCGACCGCGCCGAGGCCCTGACCATCGAGGCCAAGGCCAAGCAGGCCGCAGCCCTGGCCGAGGCCGAGGGCCGGAGGGCGATCAATGAGGCGCTCAACACCCTGTCGGCGGCGCAGATCGATCTGCAGGTGCGCACCCAGTTGCTGCAGCAGTTGCCGCAGATCCTGGAGCAGGCCGTGCGCCCGATGGAGAAGATCGACTCGATCCGCATCTTCCAGGTCAATGGCATGCCCGGCACCCCGGGCGCAGCGGGAGGGTCAGGTGGGGCGGCCGGCGAAGGGAATGGCGCCACCTTTCCCGAGCAGGTGATGAATTCGGCCCTGCAATACCAGCTGGCCAAGCCCATCGTCGACGCCGTGATGAAGGACGCTGGCCTGAACAACGAGGGCATCACGGGCATGGCTCAGGCTTTGAGTGGCATGCTGGCCCCACCGGCTACGGCTACGGCTACGGCTACGGCTACGGCTGCGCGCGAAGCTGGCTAAGGAAGCCTCGAACCACCGCCCGCCAGTTGGCATAGCCCGGCACATGGCAGGTCTGCGGCAGCAGATGCAACTCGCTGCCGCCGCCCAGTCGGCGCTGCAGTGCCTGGGCGTGGCGCAGCGGGCTGACGGGGTCATCCTGGCAATGCAGTTGCAGCACCGGCGCTTCGATCTTGGGTGCGGCGAGGTCGGCGCGGTGCGGATCGCGCATCAGCCATTGCAAAGGCAGCCAGGGGTAGTGGCCCTGGCCGAGCGCCAGCGCGGAATCGAAGGACGAATCCAGCACCAGGCCGGCCACGGGGACGCGCGCCGCCAGCATCACGGCCTGGGCGCTGCCCAGCGATTCGCCAAACAGCACGATGCGTTCGGGCTCGATGCCCAATCGGATCAGGGTGTCGTAGCCGGTGTCGGCGTCGCGCTTCCAGCCGGCCTCGCTGGGGCTGCCGGTCGAACCGCCGTAGCCGCGCCAACTGAGGGCGAGCACGCCGGCGCCGTCCTGATGCAGGGCGGCCAGGCGGCCGGCGCGGGCGTCCAGGTTGGCACCATTGCCATGCAGATAGAGCAGCACCGGCGCCTTCCGGTCGGGGGGCTCCAGCCACCAGGTGACCAGGCGCTCGCCGTCGGCGGTCTGCAGGATCAGGGTCTTGGCGGCGGCTGGCGCGGCCTTGAGCGGGTTGGCGTCGGGGTGGAAGAGCAGATTGCGCTGCCCGGCCCACACCGCCAGACAGAGCAGTGCGTAGACCAGGGCGGCCAGGCCGCCCCAGGCGAGCAGGGCGCGCAGGGCCTTCACAGCGGCGGCCAGCCCTGGGCCTGCCGGTAGGGGTTGTCGATGGCCGCGGCGTCGATGGCGCCGTGGAAGAACAACAGGCAGGGGGCGTCGGCAAAAAGCTCACCGTGCTGGCTGCCGGCCGGGGCGAACTGGTACTCGCCTTCGCGCAGCAGCAGGTCGCCCAGGAAGAGTTCGCCCTCGACCATCAGGCACTCTTCGTCCACGCCATGGGGATGGGCGGGCACCCGGCCGCCGCTGTCGAGGCGCGCCAGCAGCGAGATGGCCTGGCCCTCCGCATGCAGCGGACAGATCTCAACCCCAGGTCGCAGGGGCTGCCAGGCCTGTGGCGCTTGAACCTGCGCCTGCTGCGGTGCCCGGAAAGGGCCTTGGGGGCCATGGCGGCGCAAATAGAGCCGCAGACCCGTGGCGCCGGCCTGGAGCAGGGGGGCCTGGCTCTCGGTGAGCAACAAGTGATGGGAGGCACGCAATGCCTGCGCATCCGCATCGGTCCCAAATTGCCCCTGGCCCGCCAGGACGAGCAGCTCCAGGGCGTTGTCGCCCGGTTGCGCCAGACTCAGCACGGCCAGCGGGTCCAGCTCGACCACCCAACTTTGTTCCCTTAGGGGCCAGGCGCGCAGGCCGGCTCCCCAGGACTGGGCGGCGGCGGACTGCGGCCGGCGGCGCGTGAGCAGTCCGGCCTGGGCGGCATGGCTGGCCGCCACGCGCAGGCGCAAGCGCTCGCCCAGGGCGGCACTGGGGCCGCTGGTGAGTGGTGCGGACAGGGCTTGGATCAGGGGCGCGGCCTCGCCCGGCTGCGGCGCGCGGGCGTGTGCCAGGGGCAGGGCTTCGCCCAGGGCATCGGTGTTCATCGCTGGCCCTCCAGCAGGGGTTTGAGGGTGGCGAGGGCGCGCCGGATCTGGGATTTGATGGTGCCCAGCGGTAACGCGGTCTGCTCGGCAATTTCTTCGTGGCTCAGGCCCCGGAAGAAGGCGAGGCCGAGCAATTGGCGGGGTTGCGCGCCGAGTTGCAGCAGGGCCTGGTGCAGGGCCTGGTGGCTACGGCTGGCGGCCAGTAACTCGGCGCCGTCGTGCTCTGCATCGCCGCCATCGGGCTCGAAGCCCTGTTCTTGCAAGGCCTCCAGTGAGCTGCAGGACTCCGTGCTGCGGGCGCGGGCGCGGTAGGCATCGAGCGCGCGGCTGCGCGCCAGGGTCAGCACCCAGGCCTCGGCATTGCCGCGTGCGGGATCGAAGCGGGCGGCCTGCCGCCACACCTGCCAGAAGCAGTCCTCCACCACTTCTTCCGCGGCGGCGGGCTCGCGCAGGATGCGCAGAGCCAGGGCGTGTACGCGTGCGCTCAGGGCCTTGTAGAGCCGCGCGAAAGCGGCCTCGTCTTGGTCGACGATGGCCAGCAGACAGGCCTCCAGCGAAGTGGCGTTCGGGGTCTGCGGAGGACTCAGGGCTTGAGCGATGTCGTCCATCGAAAAGGCGCCCAGCAGCGCCGGCCAAATCGGCGCGGCCTGAGGCTGGGACTGGGTCCACATGGCGGGGCTCTATTGTGGTTGCCGATCAGGGCACATCGATGATGTCTCGATGCATGGGCGCGAGCTTGGCCAGCATGCGGTTTTGTGCCGCAAAGGGAATGCCACGCGCCGCCATGGCCTGCTGCAACACCTCCACCAGGGCGTTGAACTCGGGTTTGCTGATCTCCATGCCTTGGTGGGCGGCGCGCATGTCAGGGCCCTGGTACTGACAGGGGCCGCCTGCCAACTCACAGAGTTGTTCTGTCAGTTGGTTCGCGAGGTGCTCGGCATTGAGGCCCTGGAAGCGCCGGCCGATGCGGGCGTCCTGCGGCAGGCGGGCAGCGAAATCGACCATCACGGCCTGGATGCCCGCTTTGCCGCCCCAGGCGCGATAGAGCGAATCGTCCTGAGCCCAGGCGGGCAGGCTGATGAGACTGAGGATCAAGAGCAGGCGGCGCATCAAAAACTCCCTTGGATGGATAGATAGGCGCCGCGCTGGCGCTTGGGGCGCAGGGCCGGGGCGATGGCGCCCAGATCGACTGCGGCTACGGTCAGGGTGACTTGCTTGTGGGGTGCCCAGGCAAGAAAGACGTCAAACCAGTCGTCCTCGCGCAGGGCGCCCGCGCCAAGCACGCTGCGCTCCAGCGCATTGGGTTTGGCGCGCACCTCCAGGCCCGCGGCCAGGCGAGGCGAGAGCAGCCAGGCCAGCGAGAGCTCGGGCTGCAGGCGCCAGCGGCGGTCCTGTGCGCCGCCAAAGCCCAGCAGGCCGCCCTGGTTGGCACGCGTGGCGCGCAGGGTCAGATTGCCGAGCAGACCCCAGTCCAGCCACAGCTTGGTGGCTGCCACATAGAGCTCGTTGCCCTGACGGTCGGCGCCGAGCGGACCATGCAGGGTGGGGGCCAGGGCGCCGGCCTGGGTTCGCTTGTGGAGCAGGCCCACAGCGATCTGCGGCATCCAGCGATCGGCGTCCAGCACGGCATCGCCGGCCACCTTCCACTTCAAGCCCAGGATCTGCTGCTGCAGCACCAGGCCCTCCAGTCCCAAAGCCGCCAGGCTGCTACCGGTGTGCAGGCGCTGGCGCGCCAGACTGAGTTCGATGCGGTCGTCCCAGACCCAGGCCAGCCCCTGGACCTCTAGCCGGTAGTCGCGTGTCTTGAGGTGGCTGGCGAAGGCGGCAAGGCCTTGTTCGCCCTCGCTGGCTGGGGTGGCGGTCAGGGCCCAGGGGCTTAAGCCCCCGCCGCCCGCACCGTCCACCGAGGCCACGCCGCCGGTCAGGGCCAGCTTGCCTTGGGCGCAGGCACTCTGGCACAGGGCCAGGCTCAGAAGAAGCAAGGGAAGAATTCGTGTTGGGATCATGGGCGGGCTCGGGTTGATGCCCCTGATACGCCGGCCAGCCCGGATTGGATGCAGGGCTCAGTGCAACCGCGTCCGATCCAGCACCCGTAGGCCGCCGTACTCGATGCGCAATACCTCGGTCTGCTGCAGTTGCTGCAGCGCCTGGTTGACGCGCTGGCGCGACAGCCCCGCCAATTGGGCCAATTCTTGTTGGGTGATGCGCAGCAGGCTGCCGACACCGGGACAGCGCAGGGGGTCGAACAGCTCGGCCAGGCAGAGCGCGACACGGCGATCCGGCCCCAGGCTGCGCTCGCGTTCTTGCTGCCGGATGTCGCGTTCATGGCTGAGCTGCTGGTTCAGCTGCCCCAGCACATGGTGACTGAAGGCCAAAGATTGCCGCAGCAGGGCTTCAAAGTGCGGTGCGGGCAGGCGCGCCAGCAGGCAGGGCCGCAGCGCTGTCGCGTTGTCGCGGTAAGTGCCATGGCGTAACAACTCGGGCTCGCCCCACCAGGCACCATTGGCCAGTCCGCTGGCCAGGCCGGGCAGGGCCGGCGAACTCAGACTGAGCAGCCCATCCAACAGACCCAGCCAATGTGCAGCTGTCGTTCCGGCCTGGCAGGCGGCACTGCCACTGGCAAGGCTGAGCACCTCCAAGTGCGCTGCCACCTGTTCTTGCTCGACCGATTGCAGCGTGCTCCACCAGCTCAATGAGGCCAATTCCTCCGGGTGTGCGGCACGCACCGTCGGCGGGTCGGAGGGGCAGCTTGTGTGCAGCATGGCGACCTGCATTGAACGATCTGTGTCGCCGCTCGGGCATTCGGGCATCCCCGAGGGCGGCGCGCCCCCACAATGAACACAAATCGATGCAGCGGAACGACACATGAGCGCAGAAATACGAGTGAGGCAGCATGAGTGAGGACAGCTGGGGCTTTGCCCCGCCCCCCTACCGACCGGCCGACGCCTGGGTGCAACTGAAGCGGGCCTTGCGCGAGCTCGGACTGACGGAACGACAAGGCGGCCTGGAGCTGGGCGGCCGCAAGGCGCTGGAGTGCGAAGTCGGCGAGCAGCAGTTGCAGATTCGCCTGGCCAAACGCCTGAGCGTGCGAACGCCGGATTGGGAGCTGCGGACGCTGAAGAACCATGCCGACCAACGCAAACTGCTCGACGAGGTGCGCCAGCGCCTGGCGCGTTGGCGTGACGAGGCGGAGGGTTGATGCTTGCGGTTTTGTCCGCATTGCGGGGGTCGGCGGGCTCGGGCATGGTCGCGCCATGAGAGGCTTTTGGCGCGGCATCCTGTTGTGGCTGGCGGTGGCAGGAGGCGCTGCGGGCGCCAGCAAGCCGGTCCCGACAGCCCCGACAGCCCCGACGGCCCGCATTTGCATGGCGGCTTCGCAGCCGGTGTCGCCGGCCTTGTGGTTGGAGGCCGGTCTGCCCTTTGGCGGCGTGATGCAGGTCGACACCCTGTTTTTGGGCCTCTTGGCTCAGCGCCTCGGGTTGCGTTTGGAGCCCTTGGTGCTGCCCTGGCGCCGCTGCCTGCTGGATGCGCAAGAGGGGCGGGTGGACGGGGTGATGGCGGTCAGCCACAGCGATGAGCGGGCCCAGTGGCTGGCTTATCCGGAGAGTCAAGGCGGCTTGGACCTGGCCCAGCGTGTGCGCACGGATCGCTACCACTGGTATGTGCGGGCGGACAGTCCGATGCGCTGGGATGGCAAGACCTTGCAGGGTCTGGGCAGTGGCAGTGTGGGGGCGGTGGCCGGTTACTCGGTGGTGGGGGTGCTGAAGCAACAGGGTTTCCGGGTGGATGAACAAGTGGGCAGCACGCAAGCCAGCCTGCGCATGGTGGGCCTGGGCCGCCTGGAAGCGGCCGCATTGCTGGTGACCGAAGCGGATCCACAGCTGCAAGCAGATGCCGAGCTGGCGAAGGCGCTGCGACGTCTGGAACCTGCGTTGTTGGAGCGGCCCTATTTCCTCGGCTTTGGCAAGACCTTCAAGGCGCGTAACGAGGCCTTGGTGCAACGGATCTGGGCAGGGTTGGCGCCGGTGCGTGAGTCGCCTTGGCTGGCGCGCGCCGAGGGTCGCAGCCCGCGCTAGGAAGGATGGCAAACATGGCCTGGCGATGCTTGTTGTACTTGCTGCTGGGCCTGCATCTGTCTGTCGCGGCTCAGCCCGATCTGGACGGTGGGCGGCGCGGCCTGTATCTGCGCTTGTGTGTTGATGAAGCGCCCAGTGCGCCTTGGCGGGTTCCCGATGCCGATGGCCGCGTGCGGGGGCGAGGCCTTGAATTTGAGTTCCTGCGCCTGTTGGCCGAGCAAAGCGGCTGGGAGTTCCGCGTGCTGCTGCGCCCTTGGCGGCGCTGCCTGCAGGATGTGCGCACCGGGCAAGTGGACGCGGTGCTGGGCATCAGCCACACAGCCGATCGGGCGGAGTTTGTCCAGTTCCCGCATAGCAACGGTCAGGTTGATCCCCAGCTTGCCGTGCGCGTGGATCAATACGCCTTCGTGGCGCCGTCCGCGAGCAAGCTGCGCTGGGATGGCGCTCAGCTGGAGCTGCCCCCGGGTGCCAAGGTCGGGGTGCCGGCGGGTTACTCCGGCGCGCAGCTGTTGCGCCGTTTCGGGGCTGCCGCGGATGAAAGCTCCCGCACCGCCGAGGGGACCTTGGAGCGATTGATGCAGGGTCAGATCCAGGCCGCTTTGTTGCCCCGTGCCGA
Above is a window of Inhella inkyongensis DNA encoding:
- a CDS encoding flotillin family protein, with product MNNLIEMGGLAGVALLGLLTIGFVFARLYKRSTKETAFVRTGLGGQKVIMDGGAIVLPVFHERVLVNMNTLKLEVLRRERESLITKDRMRVDVTAAFFVRVKQTEEAVSTAAQTLGTRTMSPEELKALVEDKFVDSLRATAATMTIQELQDKRRDFVQAVQNAVAEDLEKNGLELESVSLTSLDQTDKQFFNPNNAFDAEGLTRLTEQTEARRKQRNDVEQDTEVQVRTKNLEASRLKLTIEKDQEFASLAQTREIETARAEQMAQIASQQAERAREAESVKIEAERQVSQRRIEAEREIKAAEIEKNLVLQTREIEQERQTEMKRAEQRKQVEIARQDTQIAIATKSREQSVADAAAATARAESVKAEEGVNTARQVAVAERDKAIQLIEASKEAEQSAIAVRVSATAEKDAAIDRAEALTIEAKAKQAAALAEAEGRRAINEALNTLSAAQIDLQVRTQLLQQLPQILEQAVRPMEKIDSIRIFQVNGMPGTPGAAGGSGGAAGEGNGATFPEQVMNSALQYQLAKPIVDAVMKDAGLNNEGITGMAQALSGMLAPPATATATATATAAREAG
- a CDS encoding alpha/beta hydrolase, with protein sequence MKALRALLAWGGLAALVYALLCLAVWAGQRNLLFHPDANPLKAAPAAAKTLILQTADGERLVTWWLEPPDRKAPVLLYLHGNGANLDARAGRLAALHQDGAGVLALSWRGYGGSTGSPSEAGWKRDADTGYDTLIRLGIEPERIVLFGESLGSAQAVMLAARVPVAGLVLDSSFDSALALGQGHYPWLPLQWLMRDPHRADLAAPKIEAPVLQLHCQDDPVSPLRHAQALQRRLGGGSELHLLPQTCHVPGYANWRAVVRGFLSQLRAQP
- a CDS encoding cupin domain-containing protein; the protein is MNTDALGEALPLAHARAPQPGEAAPLIQALSAPLTSGPSAALGERLRLRVAASHAAQAGLLTRRRPQSAAAQSWGAGLRAWPLREQSWVVELDPLAVLSLAQPGDNALELLVLAGQGQFGTDADAQALRASHHLLLTESQAPLLQAGATGLRLYLRRHGPQGPFRAPQQAQVQAPQAWQPLRPGVEICPLHAEGQAISLLARLDSGGRVPAHPHGVDEECLMVEGELFLGDLLLREGEYQFAPAGSQHGELFADAPCLLFFHGAIDAAAIDNPYRQAQGWPPL
- a CDS encoding sigma-70 family RNA polymerase sigma factor; its protein translation is MWTQSQPQAAPIWPALLGAFSMDDIAQALSPPQTPNATSLEACLLAIVDQDEAAFARLYKALSARVHALALRILREPAAAEEVVEDCFWQVWRQAARFDPARGNAEAWVLTLARSRALDAYRARARSTESCSSLEALQEQGFEPDGGDAEHDGAELLAASRSHQALHQALLQLGAQPRQLLGLAFFRGLSHEEIAEQTALPLGTIKSQIRRALATLKPLLEGQR
- a CDS encoding group I truncated hemoglobin, which translates into the protein MRRLLLILSLISLPAWAQDDSLYRAWGGKAGIQAVMVDFAARLPQDARIGRRFQGLNAEHLANQLTEQLCELAGGPCQYQGPDMRAAHQGMEISKPEFNALVEVLQQAMAARGIPFAAQNRMLAKLAPMHRDIIDVP
- a CDS encoding DUF3034 family protein, with amino-acid sequence MLLLSLALCQSACAQGKLALTGGVASVDGAGGGGLSPWALTATPASEGEQGLAAFASHLKTRDYRLEVQGLAWVWDDRIELSLARQRLHTGSSLAALGLEGLVLQQQILGLKWKVAGDAVLDADRWMPQIAVGLLHKRTQAGALAPTLHGPLGADRQGNELYVAATKLWLDWGLLGNLTLRATRANQGGLLGFGGAQDRRWRLQPELSLAWLLSPRLAAGLEVRAKPNALERSVLGAGALREDDWFDVFLAWAPHKQVTLTVAAVDLGAIAPALRPKRQRGAYLSIQGSF
- a CDS encoding Crp/Fnr family transcriptional regulator gives rise to the protein MLHTSCPSDPPTVRAAHPEELASLSWWSTLQSVEQEQVAAHLEVLSLASGSAACQAGTTAAHWLGLLDGLLSLSSPALPGLASGLANGAWWGEPELLRHGTYRDNATALRPCLLARLPAPHFEALLRQSLAFSHHVLGQLNQQLSHERDIRQQERERSLGPDRRVALCLAELFDPLRCPGVGSLLRITQQELAQLAGLSRQRVNQALQQLQQTEVLRIEYGGLRVLDRTRLH
- a CDS encoding substrate-binding periplasmic protein; the encoded protein is MRGFWRGILLWLAVAGGAAGASKPVPTAPTAPTARICMAASQPVSPALWLEAGLPFGGVMQVDTLFLGLLAQRLGLRLEPLVLPWRRCLLDAQEGRVDGVMAVSHSDERAQWLAYPESQGGLDLAQRVRTDRYHWYVRADSPMRWDGKTLQGLGSGSVGAVAGYSVVGVLKQQGFRVDEQVGSTQASLRMVGLGRLEAAALLVTEADPQLQADAELAKALRRLEPALLERPYFLGFGKTFKARNEALVQRIWAGLAPVRESPWLARAEGRSPR
- a CDS encoding substrate-binding periplasmic protein, with amino-acid sequence MAWRCLLYLLLGLHLSVAAQPDLDGGRRGLYLRLCVDEAPSAPWRVPDADGRVRGRGLEFEFLRLLAEQSGWEFRVLLRPWRRCLQDVRTGQVDAVLGISHTADRAEFVQFPHSNGQVDPQLAVRVDQYAFVAPSASKLRWDGAQLELPPGAKVGVPAGYSGAQLLRRFGAAADESSRTAEGTLERLMQGQIQAALLPRAEAQRLLAERTQWAQRLSLLEPALPARAYYLGASLEFARRHPGRLRDLWRDVALVRDSAEYRRVLAQTP